From a region of the Nerophis lumbriciformis linkage group LG06, RoL_Nlum_v2.1, whole genome shotgun sequence genome:
- the LOC133608212 gene encoding interferon regulatory factor 2-like: MRPAGRLRLRRWLEEQIQSGKYPGVRWLDQSEKVFQIPWKHAARHSWSIDRDATLFRNWAMHTGRYHPDKHQADPKTWKANFRCALNSLPDVCELRERSRKSGSDAFRVYKMLPIAHARKKGDYCTHTRGGRKMLMCTHVYKRSVGQRAESSSEQQQPWQPPSTTSSCTDDASPSIQTRDTWEQDQDQAGSELLEHFSSADLTSDLTWVQRGWRSHLLWDNWDV; the protein is encoded by the exons ATGCGACCAGCCGGGCGCCTCAGGCTGAGGAGGTGGCTGGAGGAGCAGATCCAGTCTGGGAAATATCCCGGAGTTCGCTGGCTGGACCAG TCAGAGAAAGTTTTCCAAATCCCGTGGAAACACGCAGCTCGTCACAGCTGGAGTATCGACCGAGACGCCACTCTCTTCAGGAACTGGGCCATGCACACAG GGCGATACCATCCAGACAAACACCAAGCAGATCCAAAGACGTGGAAGGCCAACTTCCGCTGTGCCTTGAACTCTCTGCCTGACGTGTGTGAGCTGCGTGAACGCAGCAGGAAGAGCGGCAGCGACGCCTTCAGAGTCTATAAGATGCTTCCCATCGCACACGCACGCAAGAAAGGTGACTACTGCACGCACACCAGAGGGGGAAGAAAGATGCTAATGTGCACTCATGTCTACAAAA GGTCAGTGGGTCAGCGGGCCGAGAGCAGCAGCGAGCagcagcaaccatggcaacctcCAAGCACCACTTCATCCTGCACAGACGATGCATCTCCGAGCATTCAAACCCGAG ACACGTGGGAGCAGGACCAAGACCAGGCTGGATCCGAG TTACTGGAACACTTTAGCAGTGCTGACCTGACCAGCGACCTGACTTGGGTTCAGCGAGGATGGCGGTCACACCTCCTCTGGGACAACTGGGACG TGTGA